Genomic DNA from Etheostoma cragini isolate CJK2018 chromosome 7, CSU_Ecrag_1.0, whole genome shotgun sequence:
TTTTAAACAAtagcttgttaaaaaaaattctttttcTGGACAATGTCATGCCCGCACAAAAGTGATCAAACTTGCTTGGAGTCATGTTTTAGTCCGGCGTATTTAAGAATGGTCCCATAATAAATAGCCTAATGAGAATAACAAAAGTACAAATGTAAGTAAAGTTTGGGGCATCCACTCGTGAACCCTTATAGAGTGGCACTGCCTCCATTTAATGTCGCCTCCCATCAAAGAACTCTGATTGGTCATTGTACAATTACAGGATGCAGCTCACTAAATAATAACACCTAATTTGacctaaatgtattttttttcatgtttggcTACATCTGAAACTAATTAGTTCTGATCCTACTAGGCTATATGTCTAATAACTtaattttcaatattatttaggACTTAATGGGAGCTCATCCTGCCAGATGGACCGTATAGCCTACTGTTTCTTTCAAGATGGGTCACTTGATGAATCTTCATCCCTGCATGGTTCCGCTCATCTGGGGGTTAATGACAGGTCACCGTCCCACCTCCTGTGCTCCCCACTCCCTCGGCTCTCAGATTAGTTCTGCAGATCTGGAAGGTTCCGTTTTGGGCACATACGGCACGGTAAGCACCGTGAAAGTGCTACCAGATGGACACATCAGCACACCTTTTCGGTTTTTGACAAACACATCTTTCCAACACAGCTTTCTTGTGCTCTTTGCTTCATAAATATTCAAGCACAACACATGCGCCCCTACTCAAAAATGCACGAATATGGTAAGCATTTTTGACTCTGGATGGAGTGTGCATATGCTCACATCTCTGAATAGAAATGAATGATCCCTAGTAAGCATACGAGCATGACTGTGTCAGACACTGCATAATTTGCAGGCGAGCCCAAGAAGTGTTATCTCTGAATACATGCAATAATTAAAGTTGATGCTAAATCGTGCGCTATCGCTTGCTCCATTTACTGTGGACTCACTCTCTCCTCTCCGTCACCACTTGCAGCTTTCAGTAGGGCAGATAAGTGCGCCCCGTGTTTACCTTGGCGCACAGCCATGCGCATCAAATCTGGCAGTGTAGAATAGGAGGAAAGCGCTCCGATAAAGTGTAACATAATGACCCCCCCAACTGCACAGCACAATGACACAACAAACACTGCGCGTGCGTGTGAGTGCGACCCTCAGTAGGCAGTTAGGATGCTTACATAGGGTCCTGTGGGGATAAGGCTCAGTAGGGTCAAAGCTGTCAGCGTTGATATCAGCGGCGAGGTGTGACTGAGTGCTGTGGCGTGGTGCTGctcaatcaaacacaacactcaaaggaaataatgtgtgaatgtgtgtgtgtgtgtgtgtgtgtgtgtgtgtgtgtgtgtgtaagagaaatTGTAGAATTAAATGGGGGGACtgtgtttgtaataaaaaatattgtccCTGGTGGCCCACTTGGACTTTTGGCAGTAAGACTGTGGTTAAACGGGCCTTCCACCCAACCAGTTTCCTTCCTGATAAGGTGCAACACCTCATTGTGTTCCGACTCCCAAACTCCCTGACAGACCTCAAGACCATTCACACAGACTGAAACACAGGCTTAAGATCTCCATCTAGTGGGTCCATGAGGAAACTGCAAGAAGGGCCGATTAAAAAGGGGATTCAGACTACAAATTGTGTGTAGTGAGCTTATCCTGCAGTtattaatcccccccccccaccctagACATGTACCCCcaacaatgcacacacatacgttaatttaaaaaaggcttgTGAGTCATGTTAGTCAGGAATGCACTTTATTTATTCCACACTTAGAAAAGGACTTCAGAAGGCACTGGAGTAGTTTAGCACACAAGCCCACATCATAGGTGTAATTGTAAGGTCAAgctgaggtcaaaggtcaactcACTCTCAACTTGTCTGCTGCGCTCACATTagcaacattgaaaaagatgaataaatccACCATTTTAATTGCATGTTCAACTTGAGAAAAATCAAGTTCATCTACGTTTTGacaagaaataaattaaattcctCCCTGTGGGTTTTATCTTTAGACAAGGATGACAGTGATCCTGACCTGAGTCATCTCTTAGTCCACTGAGGCATTCTGTCTTAAGAGTGACAACTTTTAAAGTGTCTATCAAAGGTTTCTCAAACCTCAGCCTGGCTCATATGTTATCTAGCAGAATTAACTATTCAATGTTCTAGGTCATCTCGTTGTGTGCTTGACttgatgagagaaagagagagagggagagagagagagagagagagagagagagagagagagagtacaaGAAAGACTGTACACCCAGACACTGAACTGTACTCAAGAGGCAAGGTGCAGAAACACACCACTAAAGATCTGGCATCAAGTTCATGTTCGAATTGTTAATTCTCTGACAGATTTTAGAATAATTTCTGAATAAAGTGAGACCAGCTGAGCAAGCtccccttttttcccttttagcttGGACCCTTTGGGTGCTCAGTTATCCCTGGGTAGAATAAGGTTTGGCACTGGGTGATTACACCATAAGATGGTGTACTTGTAGAAAAAGACGGACGGCCAGAAAAATAAGGAAGTCTGATGAAGAGTACAATATCAGTGTGCATTTGACTAACACGGCAGTGGAGACGACTTGCACTGTAGATATAAAGCAGCAGCATTCCTGTTCCAACTGAGATGGAGCTGGATAAGCACCAGTGTTCTCTCTTTCCTGACCTGATCACATCAAGTATGGCGGGAGGGGAGACAATTATCCTGACAAATTGATTTTACTTGGACAACGGCTTTGTGTCATTGCCTTTATACACAAAACTGGCTCCTATGTATTGTTTTGTGATTAACAGATACATCATTGTATACATATTGCATGTATGGCTAGATGCTTTAACAAAAACCAGACGTTCTCTGTGTGTTCAAGTGCCATTTCTATGGTGAGTAGAACATCGTAGCTATCCTTTCTCAAGCTGGCCcattctgtctttgtgtttcagttataatccccccccccattaaaCACAGTTATTGTTTACttagaaaaaggaaataagtAAAAGCATGTGATCTTCGCTATTAGAAATGGTAGGGAAGCACAAAACTTGTTAAGTCATCTGACACTCAAAGGTCGTGATCAGTCCTTCAAAATGTTCTGTAAGAACAAATTCTATCACAGCAAGAAACTCCCAGGGAGGTTTTGATCCATGTTCAAATACATGTTATACATGTATTTGTTGGTTCAAATCTACCAATCACAGCTAGGTAAAAGTTCTCTTCTTAAAGGCAATCACCCACATTATCACATTGGCATGTCTCAACAATTGGACTGGGCCTTTGGAGCAAATCGCCAACCCAGTGTCCAGACTAAGCTCCCCGTCCTGTAGAGTGAGAAGAGCGTAATGCTACATGGTACTGAATAAAAtaacgttgaaaaaaataataatattattagaaataataacattataatTGATTAAACTCTAAAGATAAAAACAGTACAATGCTGCATTCTGAGAGACAGCAACACAAtagttcatttttaaaaatgtaaacagtctCGCCCTTGCTAAATAACAATCATGAGTGTTCCTCAACTTTTACTCAGTTTCTTCCACTTTTTCTTGATTCCGCGTGCATATGTGCTCGGACGTATTTCCCGTGCCCGGCCACACAGCCACTCTTACGGCAATCACATTCTTCAAACTTCCTGCATGATTGCAGCTAAAGTTACATCACCTGGTGTCACCAAAGCAACATGTGCTGGCTTCAATCTGGTCATCCTGGGGGCTGCAGAGCGCGCTGCGTGTACCCCGAGAGAGCGTCCCAGTTTCTCCACAAGAAGGCCAgcaagaggatgaggaggagggtggagagTGTGCGCAAGCGTGTCTTCATCAGCGGGACCACACAGTTGGCCACAGTTGAGACAAAGACCAGAAGGACAGCCATAAGGGCCAGCAGCACATTGATAAGTTTTCCCAGGAGGGTCCGGGCGGTGGCATTTTCCAGCCCCTCCAACTGGACGacctgctgttgctgctgttggagCTCCATCTTAGAGATCCTGGTCTGACACGCCTCCAATGCTtcctgcagaagaaaaaaaaaaacagcaaagtcACCTGGGAGTTAAGAGAAGTAAGCCCACAACACTATTACTATATACTTAATGTCTACTGTCTACTGTACCGGACTGCATTATATTCAAATGTTATTCATTATTATATAACATTCTTGCCCTTTCATGTTTATATATGGTGTGCATAAAACATGAGAAGCATCACTGAAATCCACAACTTTAACAATGAACagtaaatattatatatatatatatatatatatatatatatatatatatatagacctCTACTGCCTCCTTCTTTCGAGGAAAAGAAATGCAGCTGAGGGGCAACCTAAACTGTAAATACACTTCATGCAGGTATAcacatgtaaaaaacacaaagctatACGCTATAATGAATAACAACAGGGCAGAAGCAGTGTGAGTCGCTGAGAAGGAAATGCTTGTGTtttgaacaaacagaaaagctaATAGACAAACTGGATTTTACGTCTCATCTTCCTGTTTACAGTCAACATGGACAATGACATATTGCCTTTAGCTGTTTGAGGGGTGATTTACCTTCTACTTAACGTCTGGTCTGAGCAGACCAAATTAGCTTACAACTATTTAAAGTGAAGCGGCGCTCTCTTTAGCACTTTCCATTGAAAGACCTCTTAGTGTGGAACTCtaaatggcaaaataaataaagactgtATGATATAATGAAAAGAATATTTACAGAATACTAcataaataagaaagaaaacttGAACAATTTTGATCGTGAAATGAGATTTTGTTACTCCTATTTTAAAGCTAGTTCAGAATGACTTTGTTGCTGCTCTAGTTAACAAGAGCTATCTGGCTATATTCAGTAGCAGctgttgtgtgtgcgtgaggTTGAGAGCATAAGATTGGCTGACGGGCCAGGGAGCAAGGATTAGTGACAAGAGCATTAAGTGACATTATGAGCACAAAAGCATCGCTGTGAGAACAGACTTCTGACAAGGGTAATctgaataaaaactaataaatatgGACAAAAcctaaattactttttatgaaattattGTGAGTGCCTTATTTAGTAAAATGTCATAAGACGATAATATCAACACAAGTATCTTTATGAGTAAGTGCTAAAAAATGGAGTGCATTGCTGTattcatataaaaatgtaatgcagttAGTTGTGTGTTTATTAGGTATTCTGTAATGGCTTTCAATGACTCATCGCTCAGAAGTGAGGACCAGAACTTGTCATTTAATTGAACAGTTTGCTTTATCCTCGTAAAAGTCTCATAATCCCCGCCTGACAGCTCATTTGTAGAACAGACTGCATTTTAAATAGCCAATTTTAAGTACAATGAGAGactagaaaaatgtaatttcaactAATCTAATTTTTGTAGCCGTTAATTTATTTCTGACATGGGCGGTGTGCTTGTGGACGTTAGCCTGGCAGACAGACCTGTATGTCTCTGGCTCTCTCATAGGACTGGTAGGCGATCTTCTCTTCCATGCTGGCCAGCTCCTGTTTGAGGTTAAGGATCTCATTCTGGTGAAGCTCTGTCAGGTCGTTCAGCTGCTCCTCCAGACGTTCACACCTGAACCCACAAGCACACGCGTCAGAGTCTGGGGCAGAGTTAGCTTAGACTAAAGAAACACATGCAGGAATTAGTAGAAACAGACCCTGAAGGCATCTGACCACATAACACCTGACTGAAATAATGACTCGCCCTGACAAGATTAGGGCATGCTTACTCATCTGCTGATCCAGCTGGCCAATCACAGAGAGTCAGCAGTATGAGAGTGACCAATGGGAGGTACCCAGCAAAAGGAGAGGGAGCTAATACTGCTGCTCATTTTGGCAGGCACATAAAATTGGATGGACAACATAGCACAAGAATAAACATTAGCCTGCctctgtgtgtacgtgtattagttatttgttttaaatattccaCGTAGGTAATATAACAGTcttaaaacatgtcaaaaaatagATATAGGGATAAATCACGCATTCCCAGAGACCAAGGTCATGAAAGAGATCAACTTCTATTATAGAAGACTATGAAACCCAACAagtattcaaaaatatttaattaatagaTTGTCAGAATTTTTGTTGATTAGTTTTCTGTTGATAGGTTAATCGATTCAGTGCTACATTAATCACAATGTAATTACTTGTTATTAGTTTAGATAGTCAAATAGTAAGCATTTCTTAGTTATGCAAAAGATGGAATCAGTCCCTGAGAAGATATTTAGCAACATGACTGCTTTTTGATTGATTATTCCCCAGAGGCGGGCTGAAAAGAGATCCTTAGTGGTCATTCTGTTCTACTCTGTATTATTTTGGTCTTAGAGGACAAACACAGACCGTTCTTGACTCTGATGGACATTTTAGGGAGAAAAATGCTCATGTTTCTTTTACTATGTAAGCAGCTCACTCTATCTCCCTTCCTTTCCATTGTCCTGCCAACTTAATCTTTGTGCCCTCTTGTCAGGACATTCTGGAGGAATGTGAGGGTGTTTGTTACGGCCAACTGCCCacagacaaaccaaaacaaaagatgcACCTAGACGTCGGCGTCTACATACGAGCTATGCAGAGCAGGGACAAGGGCTGAAATAACACCAAAGACCTTTGTACTTAGAGGACACTTGTGAATTGTGCAGGTGAGTCTGTCACTTTCGTGAAATTCTCAACTGCTgtctcaaaacaacaaaactaacatgattgaaaatgtgtCGACTTTGAAATTCTGAAGCTGTTCGATACATGGCGATAATTTTGATTTTTATAAAACTGAAATGTGACTTCTTTTagaagacattttcatttcaagcaatgtgtgctttcatttcaattgtatacattttcaataaatagcCATTATCTATCGAGGTCTAGGTGCAAGTTATGTTTTTATCTACAGTGTGTACTTGAAAAGATAAAAGCTCTCCAGGGAGATGTCTCTGAGAGATGTCAACAGCAACACAGCAATATGAATGATGAGTATAGTATTTAGAAGTATGTTTCCAAAAAATATAGTTCTTCCTGATTCCACACTGTAAGAATTGTAGGGGATTTCTTGTGCATAACACCAACCTGTTTTGGAATGTATGATACACACAATCGTATTTCCCCTTTGCTCTCTGTACCTGAAGCGTTCCTCTTGCAGTGCTTGCATAACAACTGTGTAGTCCCTCTGATAGTGGCTCTTCAAACCATCAAGGCTCTCCTCCAGCCTTGCCTGGCCTTCCCTCAGCTCCTGCATCTCCTGCAGCAGCATGTCCAGACTGGAGCTCTGACTCCTCTCCAGTGTGTTTCCCTTGGAACTTGGGGGACCTCCGGGGGCACCTGTGGTGCTGTTGGCCCCCGCTGAGCCTGATGTAGCACTAGAGCAGTCATCCTCACTACCATACCTAGGACTGGGCTGGAGGTGATGCCCAACGCTGCCCAGTGAACGTCCGCCAGCCCCAGTCACACCTTCTTCCACTGAGGGGTCGTCAAGAGAGTCTTTAAGAGAGGGGATGTTGTCAGCGCTGCCGAATTTGTTACGAATCAGCGACGCAATCTCACGAGGTTTGGAGACGACGGCCCCGGCAGCAGTGTGGGTGGCCTGGGAGAAGCTAGAAAGGCCTCCCTTCACGCTGTCCACCACGCCTTCACTGAAGCCTGTGACTTTAGCTCCGACATCCTTCAGGCCCTGCTGCATGTCCCGCAGAACATCCTTGGGCTGGCGTGGGATACCGTTATGCTCCACTTCCCGCAGCTTCCGGTGGTAGTGTTCCAGTTTCCTTTGCAGCTGCTGGATGGTCTGCGCCGACTTCTGGTTCTTTTTCTCAAAAACCTGACAGCAAAAACAGGCTTATATTAGTGAGACTAATACACATTACACTGCAATAACACACTCcacttcaatttatttaataaGTTCTCTTCCTATTACATAAGcctgttaaaaaatataaaaacaattagtCCCCTAGAtaaatgtgtcttattgatttatACATGTTAATAGTTTAGTAAAGTGCAACAACTCCTAATTTTACCTGTTTGATGCGTGTGCTTTGCTGTTTGTCAGCATTGTTGGCTAGTTTGAGGTACTCTGCAACGTTGTCATCCCTGGCTGTCTGCTCGATCTTAATTTGCTCCGTGAGTTTAAGGATTTTCTGCTGCAGCTGGGCGATTGCCTGCTTTGTGCGCTGAGGGTCTGGGGTGCCATCATCAGCTCCAGGGAATGAACAGTCTGCGCCGCATGAAACAGCCAAGGGTGTTTGTCCCAGCCCGCTCACCTCCAGCCGGTCAATCTGACAGtgaaaagaagagagggagattGGGGTAggtaaaggaaaggaaaggagggatTGAAGAGGAAGGgggtgttgaaaaaagtgtgagtTGCATATTGCGAGTTCTTATTCATTTTGCTGACACACACTAAGAATAGAGGCTTCTGCATTTCTGCAGCCAGTCATCAGGGAGGAGGGCAAATTGAGACGGCCACTCGCGGTCAGTTTGTCTAAAGAGGAAGATGAACGAtattatgttttcattcatttacaaagaaaagaaagtagaaAGTATCCATAAAAAACTAAAGGCTTCAAAGTGTGAATCCAagtctccttttcttttgtaaaacaaGCAAGAACAGACTGAAAATAGTATCAGCCTAAtctcttttttgttattatttaataacctgtcaattatttttttctcaatgaatCAGTTATTTGtgtggtctataaaatgtcagaaaaatatGATCAGTGTTTTGattgatcagtgttttccaaagcccaagatgacgtcctcttGTCCCGTCCACAACTCAAAgctattcagtttactgtcacagaggagttaagaaaacagaaaatattgacattcaagaagctggaatcagatgttttcctttttta
This window encodes:
- the tmcc1a gene encoding transmembrane and coiled-coil domains protein 1 isoform X6; the encoded protein is MQRLQCAKEALFPSHFFFSFLKTCGADVAGHLLCNEGNPLRCCECRLKVIHKSESRLADSWADADQGSGAVGMMRRGTSLQSRRSKGSGCGSGDRDPLLKGSPQAPHRRHTHDPQQHIRRPRSSSPGETTPSSPTPGCTGGEVVLSSGYHSTEETDRIDRLEVSGLGQTPLAVSCGADCSFPGADDGTPDPQRTKQAIAQLQQKILKLTEQIKIEQTARDDNVAEYLKLANNADKQQSTRIKQVFEKKNQKSAQTIQQLQRKLEHYHRKLREVEHNGIPRQPKDVLRDMQQGLKDVGAKVTGFSEGVVDSVKGGLSSFSQATHTAAGAVVSKPREIASLIRNKFGSADNIPSLKDSLDDPSVEEGVTGAGGRSLGSVGHHLQPSPRYGSEDDCSSATSGSAGANSTTGAPGGPPSSKGNTLERSQSSSLDMLLQEMQELREGQARLEESLDGLKSHYQRDYTVVMQALQEERFRCERLEEQLNDLTELHQNEILNLKQELASMEEKIAYQSYERARDIQEALEACQTRISKMELQQQQQQVVQLEGLENATARTLLGKLINVLLALMAVLLVFVSTVANCVVPLMKTRLRTLSTLLLILLLAFLWRNWDALSGYTQRALQPPG
- the tmcc1a gene encoding transmembrane and coiled-coil domains protein 1 isoform X12, encoding MVQRFSLRRQYSKIDRLEVSGLGQTPLAVSCGADCSFPGADDGTPDPQRTKQAIAQLQQKILKLTEQIKIEQTARDDNVAEYLKLANNADKQQSTRIKQVFEKKNQKSAQTIQQLQRKLEHYHRKLREVEHNGIPRQPKDVLRDMQQGLKDVGAKVTGFSEGVVDSVKGGLSSFSQATHTAAGAVVSKPREIASLIRNKFGSADNIPSLKDSLDDPSVEEGVTGAGGRSLGSVGHHLQPSPRYGSEDDCSSATSGSAGANSTTGAPGGPPSSKGNTLERSQSSSLDMLLQEMQELREGQARLEESLDGLKSHYQRDYTVVMQALQEERFRCERLEEQLNDLTELHQNEILNLKQELASMEEKIAYQSYERARDIQEALEACQTRISKMELQQQQQQVVQLEGLENATARTLLGKLINVLLALMAVLLVFVSTVANCVVPLMKTRLRTLSTLLLILLLAFLWRNWDALSGYTQRALQPPG
- the tmcc1a gene encoding transmembrane and coiled-coil domains protein 1 isoform X9, whose translation is MMRRGTSLQSRRSKGSGCGSGDRDPLLKGSPQAPHRRHTHDPQQHIRRPRSSSPGETTPSSPTPGCTGGEVVLSSGYHSTEETDRIDRLEVSGLGQTPLAVSCGADCSFPGADDGTPDPQRTKQAIAQLQQKILKLTEQIKIEQTARDDNVAEYLKLANNADKQQSTRIKQVFEKKNQKSAQTIQQLQRKLEHYHRKLREVEHNGIPRQPKDVLRDMQQGLKDVGAKVTGFSEGVVDSVKGGLSSFSQATHTAAGAVVSKPREIASLIRNKFGSADNIPSLKDSLDDPSVEEGVTGAGGRSLGSVGHHLQPSPRYGSEDDCSSATSGSAGANSTTGAPGGPPSSKGNTLERSQSSSLDMLLQEMQELREGQARLEESLDGLKSHYQRDYTVVMQALQEERFRCERLEEQLNDLTELHQNEILNLKQELASMEEKIAYQSYERARDIQEALEACQTRISKMELQQQQQQVVQLEGLENATARTLLGKLINVLLALMAVLLVFVSTVANCVVPLMKTRLRTLSTLLLILLLAFLWRNWDALSGYTQRALQPPG
- the tmcc1a gene encoding transmembrane and coiled-coil domains protein 1 isoform X7; the encoded protein is MICRTKDKDVIHKSESRLADSWADVSAGGSSPSAPEDALGPCCPEPDHLSAPVVPSAADQGSGAVGMMRRGTSLQSRRSKGSGCGSGDRDPLLKGSPQAPHRRHTHDPQQHIRRPRSSSPGETTPSSPTPGCTGGEVVLSSGYHSTEETDRIDRLEVSGLGQTPLAVSCGADCSFPGADDGTPDPQRTKQAIAQLQQKILKLTEQIKIEQTARDDNVAEYLKLANNADKQQSTRIKQVFEKKNQKSAQTIQQLQRKLEHYHRKLREVEHNGIPRQPKDVLRDMQQGLKDVGAKVTGFSEGVVDSVKGGLSSFSQATHTAAGAVVSKPREIASLIRNKFGSADNIPSLKDSLDDPSVEEGVTGAGGRSLGSVGHHLQPSPRYGSEDDCSSATSGSAGANSTTGAPGGPPSSKGNTLERSQSSSLDMLLQEMQELREGQARLEESLDGLKSHYQRDYTVVMQALQEERFRCERLEEQLNDLTELHQNEILNLKQELASMEEKIAYQSYERARDIQEALEACQTRISKMELQQQQQQVVQLEGLENATARTLLGKLINVLLALMAVLLVFVSTVANCVVPLMKTRLRTLSTLLLILLLAFLWRNWDALSGYTQRALQPPG
- the tmcc1a gene encoding transmembrane and coiled-coil domains protein 1 isoform X2, whose translation is MRGQHGHMQQGDDSQRESEGVGPILGPGARRETGGSQGPGLKRAPFQSEHPSFSKMSQNAREGMGVLGQGLKQLFQQQRKRLSRSNIPSSSSSSSSSVVSAGGSSPSAPEDALGPCCPEPDHLSAPVVPSAADQGSGAVGMMRRGTSLQSRRSKGSGCGSGDRDPLLKGSPQAPHRRHTHDPQQHIRRPRSSSPGETTPSSPTPGCTGGEVVLSSGYHSTEETDRIDRLEVSGLGQTPLAVSCGADCSFPGADDGTPDPQRTKQAIAQLQQKILKLTEQIKIEQTARDDNVAEYLKLANNADKQQSTRIKQVFEKKNQKSAQTIQQLQRKLEHYHRKLREVEHNGIPRQPKDVLRDMQQGLKDVGAKVTGFSEGVVDSVKGGLSSFSQATHTAAGAVVSKPREIASLIRNKFGSADNIPSLKDSLDDPSVEEGVTGAGGRSLGSVGHHLQPSPRYGSEDDCSSATSGSAGANSTTGAPGGPPSSKGNTLERSQSSSLDMLLQEMQELREGQARLEESLDGLKSHYQRDYTVVMQALQEERFRCERLEEQLNDLTELHQNEILNLKQELASMEEKIAYQSYERARDIQEALEACQTRISKMELQQQQQQVVQLEGLENATARTLLGKLINVLLALMAVLLVFVSTVANCVVPLMKTRLRTLSTLLLILLLAFLWRNWDALSGYTQRALQPPG
- the tmcc1a gene encoding transmembrane and coiled-coil domains protein 1 isoform X4 codes for the protein MQRLQCAKEALFPSHFFFSFLKTCGADVAGHLLCNEGNPLRCCECRLKSASARALLSFHHLSKDNDSRLGRVAARLNGMICRTKDKDVIHKSESRLADSWADADQGSGAVGMMRRGTSLQSRRSKGSGCGSGDRDPLLKGSPQAPHRRHTHDPQQHIRRPRSSSPGETTPSSPTPGCTGGEVVLSSGYHSTEETDRIDRLEVSGLGQTPLAVSCGADCSFPGADDGTPDPQRTKQAIAQLQQKILKLTEQIKIEQTARDDNVAEYLKLANNADKQQSTRIKQVFEKKNQKSAQTIQQLQRKLEHYHRKLREVEHNGIPRQPKDVLRDMQQGLKDVGAKVTGFSEGVVDSVKGGLSSFSQATHTAAGAVVSKPREIASLIRNKFGSADNIPSLKDSLDDPSVEEGVTGAGGRSLGSVGHHLQPSPRYGSEDDCSSATSGSAGANSTTGAPGGPPSSKGNTLERSQSSSLDMLLQEMQELREGQARLEESLDGLKSHYQRDYTVVMQALQEERFRCERLEEQLNDLTELHQNEILNLKQELASMEEKIAYQSYERARDIQEALEACQTRISKMELQQQQQQVVQLEGLENATARTLLGKLINVLLALMAVLLVFVSTVANCVVPLMKTRLRTLSTLLLILLLAFLWRNWDALSGYTQRALQPPG
- the tmcc1a gene encoding transmembrane and coiled-coil domains protein 1 isoform X1 gives rise to the protein MQRLQCAKEALFPSHFFFSFLKTCGADVAGHLLCNEGNPLRCCECRLKSASARALLSFHHLSKDNDSRLGRVAARLNGMICRTKDKDVIHKSESRLADSWADVSAGGSSPSAPEDALGPCCPEPDHLSAPVVPSAADQGSGAVGMMRRGTSLQSRRSKGSGCGSGDRDPLLKGSPQAPHRRHTHDPQQHIRRPRSSSPGETTPSSPTPGCTGGEVVLSSGYHSTEETDRIDRLEVSGLGQTPLAVSCGADCSFPGADDGTPDPQRTKQAIAQLQQKILKLTEQIKIEQTARDDNVAEYLKLANNADKQQSTRIKQVFEKKNQKSAQTIQQLQRKLEHYHRKLREVEHNGIPRQPKDVLRDMQQGLKDVGAKVTGFSEGVVDSVKGGLSSFSQATHTAAGAVVSKPREIASLIRNKFGSADNIPSLKDSLDDPSVEEGVTGAGGRSLGSVGHHLQPSPRYGSEDDCSSATSGSAGANSTTGAPGGPPSSKGNTLERSQSSSLDMLLQEMQELREGQARLEESLDGLKSHYQRDYTVVMQALQEERFRCERLEEQLNDLTELHQNEILNLKQELASMEEKIAYQSYERARDIQEALEACQTRISKMELQQQQQQVVQLEGLENATARTLLGKLINVLLALMAVLLVFVSTVANCVVPLMKTRLRTLSTLLLILLLAFLWRNWDALSGYTQRALQPPG
- the tmcc1a gene encoding transmembrane and coiled-coil domains protein 1 isoform X3 codes for the protein MQSDGLKTLHGPTCGADVAGHLLCNEGNPLRCCECRLKSASARALLSFHHLSKDNDSRLGRVAARLNGMICRTKDKDVIHKSESRLADSWADVSAGGSSPSAPEDALGPCCPEPDHLSAPVVPSAADQGSGAVGMMRRGTSLQSRRSKGSGCGSGDRDPLLKGSPQAPHRRHTHDPQQHIRRPRSSSPGETTPSSPTPGCTGGEVVLSSGYHSTEETDRIDRLEVSGLGQTPLAVSCGADCSFPGADDGTPDPQRTKQAIAQLQQKILKLTEQIKIEQTARDDNVAEYLKLANNADKQQSTRIKQVFEKKNQKSAQTIQQLQRKLEHYHRKLREVEHNGIPRQPKDVLRDMQQGLKDVGAKVTGFSEGVVDSVKGGLSSFSQATHTAAGAVVSKPREIASLIRNKFGSADNIPSLKDSLDDPSVEEGVTGAGGRSLGSVGHHLQPSPRYGSEDDCSSATSGSAGANSTTGAPGGPPSSKGNTLERSQSSSLDMLLQEMQELREGQARLEESLDGLKSHYQRDYTVVMQALQEERFRCERLEEQLNDLTELHQNEILNLKQELASMEEKIAYQSYERARDIQEALEACQTRISKMELQQQQQQVVQLEGLENATARTLLGKLINVLLALMAVLLVFVSTVANCVVPLMKTRLRTLSTLLLILLLAFLWRNWDALSGYTQRALQPPG
- the tmcc1a gene encoding transmembrane and coiled-coil domains protein 1 isoform X8, which produces MVADQGSGAVGMMRRGTSLQSRRSKGSGCGSGDRDPLLKGSPQAPHRRHTHDPQQHIRRPRSSSPGETTPSSPTPGCTGGEVVLSSGYHSTEETDRIDRLEVSGLGQTPLAVSCGADCSFPGADDGTPDPQRTKQAIAQLQQKILKLTEQIKIEQTARDDNVAEYLKLANNADKQQSTRIKQVFEKKNQKSAQTIQQLQRKLEHYHRKLREVEHNGIPRQPKDVLRDMQQGLKDVGAKVTGFSEGVVDSVKGGLSSFSQATHTAAGAVVSKPREIASLIRNKFGSADNIPSLKDSLDDPSVEEGVTGAGGRSLGSVGHHLQPSPRYGSEDDCSSATSGSAGANSTTGAPGGPPSSKGNTLERSQSSSLDMLLQEMQELREGQARLEESLDGLKSHYQRDYTVVMQALQEERFRCERLEEQLNDLTELHQNEILNLKQELASMEEKIAYQSYERARDIQEALEACQTRISKMELQQQQQQVVQLEGLENATARTLLGKLINVLLALMAVLLVFVSTVANCVVPLMKTRLRTLSTLLLILLLAFLWRNWDALSGYTQRALQPPG